A single region of the Solwaraspora sp. WMMD791 genome encodes:
- a CDS encoding circularly permuted type 2 ATP-grasp protein, with amino-acid sequence MADLFEDYHLGPGWDEMFGEPGMPRETYEALHATLQPLSSAELGVRADVLARAFLDQGITFALKGVERPFPLDIVPRIIAADQWRTVSAGVAQRVRALEAFLADIYGPARVLVDGIVPRRLVVTSAHFHREAAGIVPHNGVRIHVAGVDLIRDEQGTFRVLEDNVRVPSGVSYVMENRRAMAHVLPEVFASTRIQPVESYPAQLLRALRAAAPVGVADPTVVVLTPGVHNSAYFEHALLAREMGVELVEGRDLVCVGNEVAMRTTGGEQRVDVIYRRIDDDFLDPVHFRADSVLGVAGLLNAARAGRVTIANAVGNGVADDKLLYTYVPELIRYYLAEEPILPNVETYRLDDGPDVLAHVLDRLDQLVLKPVDGSGGAGIVIGSQASDEELARVREQIVFDPRGWIAQREVALSMVPTLVGNRLRARHVDLRPFAVNDGERVWVLPGGLTRVALPEGALVVNSSQGGGSKDTWILASPTATPHPDDAPVLAELTVSGVDPVPAAPTPDPGPGAAATSAQQQQQQQQEQRVRGEDGRC; translated from the coding sequence ATGGCCGATCTGTTCGAGGACTACCACCTCGGCCCCGGCTGGGACGAGATGTTCGGCGAGCCCGGCATGCCCCGGGAGACCTACGAGGCGCTGCACGCCACCCTGCAGCCGCTGTCCAGCGCCGAGCTGGGGGTGCGCGCCGACGTCCTCGCCCGGGCCTTCCTCGATCAGGGCATCACCTTCGCGCTCAAGGGCGTCGAGCGGCCGTTCCCGCTGGACATCGTGCCCCGGATCATCGCCGCCGACCAGTGGCGCACCGTCTCGGCCGGGGTCGCCCAGCGGGTACGCGCGTTGGAGGCGTTCCTGGCCGACATCTACGGCCCGGCCCGGGTGCTCGTCGACGGCATCGTGCCCCGCCGGCTGGTGGTGACCAGCGCGCACTTCCACCGGGAGGCGGCCGGCATCGTGCCGCACAACGGGGTCCGCATCCACGTCGCCGGGGTCGACCTGATCCGCGACGAGCAGGGCACCTTCCGGGTCCTGGAGGACAACGTACGGGTTCCCTCCGGGGTCAGTTACGTGATGGAGAACCGGCGGGCGATGGCCCACGTACTGCCGGAGGTCTTCGCCTCGACCCGGATCCAGCCGGTGGAGTCCTACCCGGCGCAACTGCTGCGGGCGCTGCGGGCCGCCGCCCCGGTCGGCGTCGCCGACCCGACGGTCGTCGTGCTCACTCCCGGGGTGCACAACTCGGCCTACTTCGAGCACGCGCTGCTGGCCCGGGAGATGGGCGTCGAGCTGGTCGAGGGTCGTGATCTGGTCTGCGTCGGCAACGAGGTCGCGATGCGTACCACCGGCGGCGAGCAGCGGGTCGACGTGATCTACCGGCGCATCGACGACGACTTCCTCGACCCGGTGCATTTCCGGGCCGACTCGGTGCTCGGCGTCGCCGGGCTGCTCAACGCCGCCCGCGCCGGCCGGGTCACCATCGCCAACGCGGTCGGCAACGGCGTCGCCGACGACAAGCTGCTCTACACGTACGTGCCGGAGCTGATCCGCTACTACCTGGCCGAGGAGCCGATCCTGCCCAATGTCGAGACGTACCGCCTCGACGACGGCCCGGACGTGCTCGCTCACGTCCTCGACCGGCTCGACCAACTGGTACTCAAGCCGGTCGACGGCTCCGGCGGTGCCGGCATCGTGATCGGTTCGCAGGCCAGTGACGAGGAGCTGGCCCGGGTCCGGGAGCAGATCGTCTTCGACCCGCGTGGCTGGATCGCCCAGCGGGAGGTGGCCCTGTCGATGGTGCCGACCCTGGTCGGCAACCGGCTGCGGGCCCGGCACGTCGACCTGCGGCCGTTCGCGGTCAACGACGGCGAACGGGTCTGGGTGCTGCCCGGCGGCCTGACCCGGGTGGCGTTGCCCGAAGGCGCGCTGGTCGTCAACTCCAGCCAGGGCGGCGGCTCGAAGGACACCTGGATCCTGGCGTCGCCGACCGCGACCCCGCATCCGGACGACGCGCCGGTGCTGGCCGAGCTGACCGTCAGCGGGGTCGACCCGGTGCCGGCGGCACCCACCCCGGATCCGGGTCCGGGCGCCGCCGCGACCTCCGCACAGCAGCAGCAACAGCAACAACAGGAGCAACGGGTACGCGGGGAGGACGGTCGATGCTGA
- a CDS encoding alpha-E domain-containing protein, producing the protein MLSRIAESLYWIGRYVERAEDTARILDVHLHRIISDPWVAEETACRSLLGVMGVDVDDQPCSSSRVVGLLGLDERNASSVVGSLAAARENARGARETISSEMWECLNATWHGLPDARRRVEQQGVHAFFRWVRERCALMAGLTDATMSRDEGWLFLVLGRSIERVDMTARLLSTHVRAGGSIPSWLTLLRSCGAWETFLRTYRGSLDDRYAAEFLLLDRLFPRSVFAALTAAGSCLAELEPAAGSAAGPGAAGRAGVMTDAQRILGRARTNLEFRGADELLADLGTVLDSLERTCSHLNDAVSRRYFRQTSAVLWLPEAVA; encoded by the coding sequence ATGCTGAGCCGGATCGCCGAGTCGCTCTACTGGATCGGCCGGTACGTCGAACGGGCCGAGGACACCGCCCGGATCCTCGACGTGCACCTGCACCGGATCATCTCCGACCCGTGGGTGGCCGAGGAGACCGCCTGCCGGTCGCTGCTCGGGGTGATGGGGGTCGACGTCGACGACCAGCCGTGCTCCTCCTCGCGGGTGGTCGGCCTGCTCGGACTCGACGAGCGCAACGCCAGTTCGGTGGTGGGCTCGCTGGCCGCCGCGCGGGAGAACGCCCGGGGTGCCCGGGAAACCATCTCGTCGGAGATGTGGGAGTGCCTCAACGCCACCTGGCACGGGCTGCCGGACGCCCGCCGCCGGGTCGAGCAGCAGGGGGTGCACGCCTTCTTCCGCTGGGTACGGGAGCGGTGCGCCCTGATGGCCGGGCTCACCGACGCGACGATGAGCCGCGACGAGGGCTGGCTGTTCCTGGTGCTCGGGCGCAGCATCGAACGGGTCGACATGACCGCGCGGCTGCTGTCCACGCACGTACGGGCCGGCGGCAGCATCCCGTCCTGGTTGACGCTGCTGCGTTCGTGCGGGGCGTGGGAGACGTTCCTGCGCACCTACCGGGGTTCGCTGGACGACCGGTACGCCGCCGAGTTCCTGCTGCTGGACCGGCTGTTCCCCCGGTCGGTGTTCGCCGCGTTGACCGCCGCCGGGTCCTGCCTGGCCGAGCTGGAGCCGGCCGCGGGTTCAGCTGCCGGGCCGGGGGCGGCCGGTCGGGCCGGGGTGATGACCGACGCGCAGCGGATCCTCGGGCGGGCCCGCACCAACCTGGAGTTCCGGGGCGCCGACGAACTGCTCGCCGACCTGGGTACGGTGCTGGACAGCCTGGAACGGACCTGTTCGCACCTCAACGACGCGGTGTCCCGGCGCTACTTCCGGCAGACCTCGGCGGTGCTCTGGCTTCCGGAGGCGGTGGCGTGA
- a CDS encoding transglutaminase family protein has product MSVDSWRLKVEHRTGFSYAGKVGSSYNEARMSPRNEARQAVLEARVEVFPPARTYRYEDYWGTVVTAFDLHSPHETLEVTATSVVETLPPGDLLDERAGAGWDELARPDRVDQWHEFLLPTPRTALDDELTGLAESVRADQATPHAVALAICERVRAEVEYATGSTGVQTDAVHAWRQRKGVCQDISHLVVGLLRVVGVPARYVSGYLHPSRDAAIGDRVVGQSHAWVEWWAGRWTAFDPTNGIPVGERHVVVGRGREYGDVPPLKGVYAGPANTGQGVEVAITRLR; this is encoded by the coding sequence GTGAGCGTCGATTCGTGGCGGTTGAAGGTGGAGCACCGGACCGGGTTCAGCTACGCCGGCAAGGTCGGGTCGTCGTACAACGAGGCCCGGATGTCGCCACGTAACGAGGCCCGTCAAGCGGTGCTGGAGGCGCGGGTCGAGGTGTTTCCGCCGGCGCGGACCTACCGGTACGAGGACTACTGGGGGACGGTGGTCACGGCCTTCGACCTCCACAGTCCGCACGAGACGTTGGAGGTGACCGCGACCTCGGTCGTGGAGACCCTGCCCCCGGGTGACCTGCTCGACGAGCGGGCCGGTGCCGGCTGGGACGAGCTGGCCCGCCCGGACCGCGTCGACCAGTGGCACGAGTTCCTGCTGCCGACGCCGCGCACCGCGCTCGACGACGAACTGACCGGGCTGGCCGAGTCGGTGCGCGCCGACCAGGCCACCCCGCACGCGGTGGCGCTGGCGATCTGTGAGCGGGTCCGGGCCGAGGTCGAGTACGCGACCGGTTCGACGGGGGTACAGACCGACGCCGTGCACGCCTGGCGGCAACGCAAAGGTGTCTGCCAGGACATCAGCCACCTGGTGGTCGGCCTGCTGCGGGTCGTGGGGGTGCCGGCCCGGTACGTTTCCGGCTACCTGCACCCCAGCCGGGACGCGGCGATCGGGGACCGGGTGGTCGGGCAGAGCCACGCCTGGGTGGAGTGGTGGGCCGGCCGGTGGACGGCGTTCGACCCGACCAACGGGATCCCGGTCGGCGAACGGCACGTCGTGGTCGGCCGGGGCCGGGAGTACGGCGACGTACCGCCGCTGAAGGGGGTCTACGCGGGGCCGGCGAACACCGGTCAGGGCGTCGAGGTGGCGATCACCCGGCTGCGCTGA
- a CDS encoding GuaB1 family IMP dehydrogenase-related protein, producing the protein MRFITGAAPAHDLTYNDVFLVPNRSDVASRLDVDLATADGTGTTVPLVAANMTAVAGRRMAETAARRGGLAVIPQDIPIEVIAEVITWVKQRHLVYDTALTLGPADTVGDAIHLLPKRAHRAVIVVDDGRPVGIVTETDCAGVDRFAQLHEVMSANLLTVAGSVDPRTGFDLLAQGRRRVAPVVDADGRLVGVLTRAGALRATLYRPAVDADGRLRVAAAVGINGDVAGKAAALIAAGVDTIVVDTAHGHQERMLAAVRTVRKLDPPVPVVAGNVVTAAGVDDLIDAGADIVKVGVGPGAMCTTRMMTGVGRPQFSAVLECAAAARRRGRHVWADGGVRHPRDVALALAAGAANVMIGSWFAGTYESPGDLYTDADGRRYKESFGMASARAVSARTADDSPFDRARKAVFEEGISSARMLLDPDRPGVEDLIDEIVAGVRSACTYVGAATLEQFHDRAVVGVQSTAGYTEGMPVAGSW; encoded by the coding sequence GTGCGGTTCATCACCGGCGCGGCACCCGCGCACGACCTGACCTACAACGACGTCTTCCTGGTCCCGAACCGGTCGGACGTCGCCTCCCGGCTCGACGTCGACCTGGCCACGGCGGACGGCACCGGCACCACCGTTCCGCTCGTGGCGGCCAACATGACGGCGGTCGCCGGACGGCGGATGGCCGAGACAGCGGCCCGACGGGGCGGCCTGGCGGTGATCCCGCAGGACATCCCGATCGAGGTGATCGCCGAGGTAATCACCTGGGTCAAGCAACGCCACCTGGTCTACGACACCGCGCTGACCCTGGGCCCCGCCGACACCGTCGGCGACGCCATCCACCTGCTGCCGAAACGGGCCCACCGGGCAGTGATCGTGGTCGACGACGGCCGGCCGGTCGGCATCGTCACCGAGACCGACTGCGCCGGGGTCGACCGGTTCGCCCAACTGCACGAGGTGATGTCGGCCAACCTGCTGACCGTCGCCGGGTCGGTCGATCCGCGTACCGGGTTCGACCTGCTGGCGCAGGGCCGCCGCCGGGTCGCCCCGGTGGTCGACGCCGACGGGCGGCTGGTCGGCGTGCTGACCCGGGCCGGCGCGCTGCGGGCCACGCTCTACCGGCCGGCGGTCGACGCCGACGGGCGGCTGCGGGTCGCCGCCGCCGTCGGGATCAACGGTGACGTCGCCGGCAAGGCGGCCGCGCTGATCGCCGCCGGGGTGGACACCATCGTGGTCGACACCGCGCACGGCCACCAGGAACGGATGCTGGCCGCCGTGCGTACCGTCCGCAAGCTCGACCCGCCGGTGCCGGTGGTCGCCGGCAACGTCGTCACCGCCGCCGGGGTCGACGACCTGATCGACGCCGGCGCCGACATCGTCAAGGTCGGCGTCGGGCCGGGCGCGATGTGCACCACCCGGATGATGACCGGGGTCGGCCGGCCGCAGTTCTCCGCCGTACTGGAGTGCGCGGCGGCGGCGCGCCGACGCGGCCGGCACGTCTGGGCCGACGGCGGGGTCCGCCACCCCCGCGACGTGGCGCTCGCCCTGGCCGCCGGCGCGGCCAACGTGATGATCGGCTCCTGGTTCGCCGGCACCTACGAATCCCCAGGTGACCTGTACACCGACGCCGACGGGCGACGGTACAAGGAGAGCTTCGGGATGGCGTCGGCGCGGGCGGTCAGCGCCCGCACCGCCGACGACAGCCCGTTCGACCGGGCCCGCAAGGCGGTCTTCGAGGAGGGCATCTCGTCGGCGCGGATGCTGCTCGACCCGGACCGTCCCGGTGTCGAGGACCTGATCGACGAGATCGTCGCGGGGGTCCGCAGCGCCTGCACCTACGTCGGCGCCGCCACCCTGGAGCAGTTCCACGACCGGGCCGTCGTCGGGGTGCAGAGCACCGCCGGCTACACCGAGGGAATGCCGGTGGCGGGCAGCTGGTGA
- a CDS encoding biotin carboxylase N-terminal domain-containing protein codes for MRKVLVANRGEIAVRVIRACQDAGLTSVAVYADTDREALHARLADEAYALGGETAAETYLRIDKLLDVAARSGADAVHPGYGFLSENADFAAAVIDAGLTWIGPSPQAIRDLGDKVTARHIAQRAGAPLVPGTADPVAGPDEVVAFAEQYGLPVAIKAAFGGGGRGLKVARSIDEIGDLFESATREAVAAFGRGECFVERYLDRPRHVEAQVLADQHGNVVVVGTRDCSLQRRHQKLVEEAPAPFLTDAQRAEIHASAKAICREAGYHGAGTVEYLVGTDGTISFLEVNTRLQVEHPVTEETAGIDLVREQFRIAAGERLRFTDDPTPRGHSIEFRINGEDPGRNFLPAPGTITALRLPTGPGVRVDTGVTAGDAVSGNFDSLLAKLIVTGETRTEALERARRALDEMVVDGMATALPFHRLVVRDPAFTSEPFTVHTRWIETEFDNTVPAFTVPAAADTPAEARETVVVEVGGKRLEVTFPAGFGGGTPTAPTAARQPARRRGGTSAAAATSGDALVSPMQGTIIKIAVADGDQVAEGDPIVVLEAMKMEQPLNAHKAGTVSSLAAEVGAVVGAGATICVIG; via the coding sequence GTGCGCAAAGTTCTCGTCGCAAACCGGGGCGAAATCGCGGTCCGGGTCATCCGGGCCTGCCAGGACGCCGGCCTGACCAGCGTCGCGGTCTACGCCGACACCGACCGCGAGGCTCTGCACGCCAGGCTCGCCGACGAGGCGTACGCTCTCGGCGGGGAGACCGCCGCCGAGACCTACCTGCGGATCGACAAACTGCTCGACGTCGCCGCCCGGTCCGGGGCCGACGCCGTGCACCCCGGGTACGGATTCCTCTCCGAGAACGCCGACTTCGCCGCCGCGGTCATCGACGCCGGGCTGACCTGGATCGGGCCCAGCCCGCAGGCGATCCGCGACCTCGGCGACAAGGTCACCGCCCGGCACATCGCCCAGCGGGCCGGCGCGCCACTCGTCCCCGGCACCGCCGACCCCGTCGCCGGGCCCGACGAAGTGGTCGCCTTCGCCGAACAGTACGGGCTACCGGTGGCGATCAAGGCCGCGTTCGGCGGCGGCGGGCGCGGCCTCAAGGTCGCCCGCAGCATCGACGAGATCGGCGACCTGTTCGAGTCGGCCACCCGCGAGGCCGTCGCCGCGTTCGGCCGGGGCGAGTGCTTCGTCGAGCGCTACCTGGACCGGCCCCGGCACGTCGAGGCGCAGGTCCTGGCCGACCAGCACGGCAACGTGGTCGTGGTCGGCACCCGGGACTGCTCGCTGCAGCGCCGCCATCAGAAGCTCGTCGAGGAGGCACCGGCGCCGTTCCTCACCGACGCCCAGCGCGCCGAGATCCACGCCAGCGCCAAGGCGATCTGCCGGGAAGCCGGCTACCACGGGGCCGGCACCGTCGAGTACCTCGTCGGCACCGACGGCACCATCTCCTTCCTGGAGGTCAACACCAGGTTGCAGGTCGAGCACCCGGTCACCGAGGAGACCGCCGGCATCGACCTGGTCCGCGAACAGTTCCGGATCGCCGCCGGCGAGCGGCTGCGGTTCACCGACGACCCGACGCCGCGCGGACACTCCATCGAGTTCCGGATCAACGGCGAGGACCCGGGCCGCAACTTCCTGCCCGCGCCGGGCACCATCACCGCACTGCGGCTGCCGACCGGCCCCGGCGTACGGGTGGACACCGGCGTCACCGCCGGCGACGCCGTCAGCGGCAACTTCGACTCGCTGCTGGCAAAGCTGATCGTCACCGGCGAGACCCGCACCGAGGCGCTGGAACGCGCCCGGCGGGCGCTGGACGAGATGGTCGTCGACGGGATGGCCACCGCCCTGCCGTTCCACCGCCTGGTGGTGCGGGACCCGGCATTCACCAGCGAGCCGTTCACCGTGCACACCCGGTGGATCGAGACCGAGTTCGACAACACCGTCCCGGCCTTCACCGTGCCGGCGGCGGCCGACACCCCGGCCGAGGCCCGCGAGACCGTCGTGGTCGAGGTCGGCGGCAAGCGGCTGGAGGTCACCTTCCCCGCCGGCTTCGGCGGCGGTACGCCGACCGCGCCGACCGCCGCCCGACAGCCGGCCCGCCGTCGGGGCGGCACCAGCGCGGCGGCCGCCACCAGCGGCGATGCACTGGTCTCACCGATGCAGGGCACCATCATCAAGATCGCGGTCGCCGACGGCGACCAGGTCGCCGAGGGCGACCCGATCGTGGTGCTGGAGGCGATGAAGATGGAGCAGCCGCTCAACGCGCACAAGGCCGGTACGGTCAGCAGCCTGGCCGCCGAGGTCGGCGCGGTGGTCGGCGCCGGCGCGACGATCTGTGTGATCGGCTGA